A genome region from Natranaeroarchaeum sulfidigenes includes the following:
- a CDS encoding DNA topoisomerase IV subunit A, translating into MSSDTSTEAQEKLIDLAADFYDQFDRGEIPRMTLPTRTKTNIEYDEDADVWVYGDRESTRSANSIRGARKLLKAAYTIEFLDNQLEEDRSSTLRELYYLSESWDSEEAQFSTQDESNQLIEDLEIVSEVRREDFHMRPEESGAKVMGPLLLREQTRRGDRDIHCQKDVGQGGYQIPNNPDTIEFLECDADFVLSVETGGMRDRLVENGFDDEYNAIVVHLGGQPARATRRLMKRFHDELDLPVTVFTDADPWSYRIYGSVAYGSIKSAHLSEYLATPEAQFIGLRPEDIVDYDLPTDPLSDSDINALESELEDPRFQTDYWKEQIEIQLDIGKKSEQQALASRGLDFVTDTYLPDRLEEMGII; encoded by the coding sequence ACCACGGATGACGCTGCCGACCCGGACCAAGACCAACATCGAGTACGACGAGGACGCGGATGTCTGGGTCTATGGAGACCGCGAGAGCACGCGCTCGGCCAACAGCATCCGCGGGGCGCGCAAACTGCTCAAGGCAGCCTACACCATCGAGTTCCTCGACAATCAGCTCGAAGAGGATCGCTCCTCGACCCTGCGTGAACTGTACTATCTCTCGGAGTCGTGGGACTCCGAGGAAGCCCAGTTCTCGACCCAGGACGAGTCCAACCAGCTCATCGAGGACCTCGAAATCGTCTCGGAGGTCCGGCGCGAGGACTTTCATATGCGCCCCGAGGAGTCGGGTGCGAAGGTGATGGGCCCGCTGCTCCTCCGTGAGCAGACCCGGCGGGGAGACCGCGACATTCACTGCCAGAAAGACGTCGGGCAGGGCGGCTACCAGATCCCGAACAACCCGGACACGATCGAGTTCCTCGAATGTGACGCCGACTTCGTGCTGTCCGTCGAGACCGGTGGTATGCGCGACCGGCTCGTCGAGAACGGCTTCGACGACGAGTACAATGCAATTGTCGTCCATCTGGGCGGCCAGCCCGCGCGTGCGACCCGGCGACTGATGAAGCGGTTCCACGACGAACTCGACCTGCCGGTGACCGTGTTCACTGACGCTGACCCGTGGTCCTACCGGATCTACGGCTCGGTCGCGTACGGTTCGATCAAGTCCGCCCACCTCTCGGAGTATCTGGCGACGCCCGAGGCACAGTTCATCGGCCTCCGTCCCGAGGATATCGTCGACTACGACCTGCCGACCGACCCGCTCTCGGATTCGGATATCAACGCCCTGGAGAGCGAACTCGAGGATCCGCGGTTCCAGACCGACTACTGGAAAGAACAGATCGAGATCCAGCTGGATATCGGGAAGAAGTCCGAACAGCAGGCGCTGGCCTCGCGCGGGCTGGACTTCGTGACGGATACCTATCTTCCGGACCGGCTCGAAGAGATGGGGATCATCTAG
- a CDS encoding MBL fold metallo-hydrolase — protein sequence MTVTYRDLTIDWLGYATVRLEHEGTVVYLDPGRYGVLTGEWTPDGRDIGHPPAQDYDAQDGNLVCITHDHHYDSDGVRRVASEDATVVAYDAVYAPGIDRDVERLEDLPYDLMRVDEETDELVEDVIVRTIPAYNEPDGPNVDASGEPMHPEGIGVGYHLTLGNTTVFWPGDSDVLAGHEQLDVDVFLPSISKNYTMDRHDAADLAEALDPDLTLPIHYNTFEQLESDSEAFAVDVARRGVPVALDES from the coding sequence ATGACCGTCACCTACCGCGATCTCACCATCGACTGGCTCGGCTACGCAACCGTTCGCCTCGAACACGAAGGAACCGTGGTGTACCTCGATCCGGGCCGCTACGGCGTGCTGACCGGCGAGTGGACACCGGACGGGCGTGACATCGGCCACCCACCGGCACAGGACTACGACGCGCAGGACGGCAATCTGGTCTGCATCACTCACGACCACCACTACGATTCCGACGGCGTTCGCCGGGTCGCGAGCGAGGACGCCACAGTCGTCGCCTACGACGCCGTTTACGCACCGGGGATCGACCGGGACGTGGAGCGACTGGAGGACCTACCCTACGACCTCATGCGGGTGGACGAGGAGACGGACGAGCTCGTCGAGGACGTGATCGTGAGAACGATCCCCGCGTACAACGAGCCGGACGGACCGAACGTCGACGCGAGCGGCGAGCCGATGCACCCCGAAGGGATCGGCGTGGGCTACCATCTCACACTCGGCAACACGACCGTCTTCTGGCCGGGTGATTCGGACGTGCTGGCGGGCCACGAGCAACTGGACGTCGACGTCTTCCTGCCCTCTATCAGCAAGAACTACACGATGGATCGCCACGATGCGGCCGACCTCGCCGAGGCGCTCGACCCGGACCTGACGCTACCGATCCACTACAACACGTTCGAGCAGTTAGAATCGGACTCCGAGGCGTTCGCGGTCGACGTGGCACGACGGGGCGTTCCCGTCGCGCTGGACGAATCCTGA
- the ligA gene encoding ATP-dependent DNA ligase LigA, which translates to MEFREFAAYADRIEDEPADLETVALVTELLSDGDGDLPVIARFVQGRIFPAWDSTTLDIGPNYLYEAIARAAGQNVTAADVESELAEVGEIGAVAASYEFGGQRGLAAFGSGDGDDSLTVGEVFAELDALAAISGDGSQGTKIDLLFGLLNRCEPIEARYLARLVLSEMRIGVGEGTVRDAIAEAFAVPVADVERALQVSNDYGLVARTAREGGTDGLADITLEIGRPVQAMLAQAGSVTDALEEWDEAAIEWKYDGARVQLHHDPDGIERDGGDTTTETTRVFSRNMEDVTAALPEVVEFAQERFDVPVILDGEVVAVNDDGDPLPFQQVLRRFRRKHDIEAAREDVTVRPSFFDCLHADGEDLLEDPLRRRHDRLANLLADGPQRSTLRISDDPEEIESIDAEALAAGHEGIMLKDPDSTYSPGRRGKNWLKRKPDVETLDLVVTGAEWGEGRRATFLGTFLLSARTGGGSYETLGKVATGITDETLADLTDLLEPHIRSEDGQTVEIEPAVVFEVGYEEIQSSPTYSSGYALRFPRFVGVREDLDVEDADSLERVEGLAERE; encoded by the coding sequence ATGGAGTTCAGGGAGTTCGCCGCGTACGCCGACCGGATCGAAGACGAGCCTGCGGATCTCGAAACCGTCGCGCTGGTGACGGAGCTGCTATCCGACGGCGACGGCGATCTTCCGGTTATCGCCCGGTTCGTCCAGGGCCGGATCTTCCCCGCGTGGGACTCGACGACGCTCGATATCGGACCGAACTACCTCTACGAGGCGATCGCCCGCGCTGCCGGGCAGAACGTCACCGCAGCGGACGTCGAATCCGAACTGGCTGAGGTCGGCGAGATCGGCGCTGTTGCCGCGAGCTACGAGTTCGGTGGCCAGCGCGGCCTTGCCGCGTTCGGCTCCGGGGATGGCGACGACTCGCTGACCGTCGGTGAGGTGTTCGCGGAACTCGATGCCCTCGCCGCGATCTCGGGCGATGGGAGTCAGGGCACGAAGATCGACCTCCTGTTTGGCCTCCTGAACCGCTGTGAGCCGATCGAGGCGCGCTATCTCGCCCGACTCGTCCTCTCGGAGATGCGCATCGGCGTCGGCGAGGGCACCGTGAGAGACGCCATCGCCGAGGCGTTCGCAGTGCCCGTCGCAGACGTCGAGCGAGCGTTGCAGGTCTCGAACGACTACGGGCTGGTCGCCAGAACCGCACGCGAGGGGGGAACCGATGGCCTCGCCGACATCACGCTGGAGATCGGCCGCCCAGTACAGGCGATGCTCGCGCAGGCTGGATCGGTGACTGACGCTCTGGAGGAGTGGGACGAAGCCGCCATCGAGTGGAAGTACGACGGTGCCCGCGTCCAGTTGCACCATGATCCGGACGGGATCGAGCGCGACGGGGGAGATACCACAACGGAAACCACTCGCGTATTCTCGCGGAACATGGAAGACGTCACCGCCGCGTTGCCCGAGGTCGTCGAGTTCGCCCAGGAGCGCTTCGACGTGCCGGTGATCCTCGACGGCGAGGTCGTCGCCGTGAATGACGATGGCGATCCCCTCCCATTCCAGCAGGTCCTGCGACGATTCCGCCGCAAGCACGACATCGAGGCCGCCCGCGAGGACGTCACGGTTCGCCCCTCGTTTTTCGACTGTCTCCACGCCGACGGCGAGGATCTGCTCGAGGACCCGCTCAGGCGGCGTCACGACCGACTGGCGAACCTCCTCGCCGACGGCCCCCAGCGCTCGACGCTCCGGATCAGCGACGACCCCGAGGAGATCGAGTCGATCGATGCGGAGGCCCTGGCCGCTGGACACGAGGGGATCATGCTCAAGGATCCCGACTCGACGTACTCCCCGGGCCGCCGCGGGAAGAACTGGCTCAAGCGCAAACCCGACGTCGAGACGCTCGATCTGGTCGTCACCGGCGCGGAGTGGGGCGAAGGACGTCGGGCAACGTTTCTCGGAACCTTCCTGCTCTCCGCACGAACTGGGGGTGGCTCCTACGAGACGCTCGGCAAGGTCGCGACGGGGATTACTGATGAGACGCTCGCCGATCTGACCGATCTGCTCGAACCCCACATTCGGAGTGAGGACGGCCAGACCGTCGAGATCGAGCCTGCTGTCGTCTTCGAGGTGGGCTACGAGGAGATCCAGTCCTCGCCGACGTACTCGTCGGGCTACGCGCTTCGCTTCCCCAGATTCGTCGGTGTGAGAGAGGATCTGGATGTAGAGGACGCCGACAGTCTGGAGCGGGTCGAAGGGCTGGCCGAGCGGGAGTGA
- the cofD gene encoding 2-phospho-L-lactate transferase: MVTFLSGGTGTPKLLDGAAASFSPDETTVIANTGDDVELGGLFVCPDIDTLLFQGGGILDRERWWGIKNDTTGTHTALHDLGDAMGIDDEPVYLSEERQTAGRELANWRRFSGAAEFMEIGDRDRAVHITRTSLLDQGKTLSEVTAQLAAGFGIEIDILPMSDDPVASLLHTPDGLMHFQEFWVGRDGEPAVDSVEFRGSSDAEPAPGVLEALEDDVVIGPSNPVTSIGPMLSVPGIRDALWATNVVVVSPFIGSEAFSGPAAKLMQAVGAEPGSGGLETAFPFADAFVVDEADDTEFEKPTVETDIRIDERSDAARVTEAVERALAEVR, from the coding sequence ATGGTCACGTTCCTCTCGGGTGGCACCGGGACGCCGAAGCTACTGGACGGTGCCGCCGCCTCGTTCTCTCCCGACGAAACGACAGTGATTGCGAACACCGGTGACGACGTCGAGCTCGGCGGACTGTTCGTCTGTCCGGACATCGACACGTTACTCTTTCAGGGTGGTGGCATCCTCGACCGCGAGCGGTGGTGGGGGATCAAAAACGACACCACTGGAACCCACACCGCGTTGCACGACCTCGGCGACGCGATGGGGATCGACGACGAGCCAGTGTATCTTTCGGAAGAACGACAGACAGCGGGACGTGAACTGGCGAACTGGCGTCGATTTTCGGGTGCTGCGGAGTTCATGGAGATCGGCGACCGGGATCGGGCGGTCCACATCACTCGGACGAGTCTACTCGATCAGGGCAAGACGCTCTCGGAGGTGACCGCGCAGCTGGCGGCTGGCTTCGGGATCGAGATCGACATCCTGCCGATGAGCGACGATCCCGTGGCCAGTCTGCTACACACGCCAGATGGCCTGATGCACTTTCAGGAGTTCTGGGTCGGCAGGGATGGCGAGCCTGCGGTCGATAGCGTCGAGTTCCGGGGTTCGTCGGACGCCGAACCCGCACCCGGCGTACTGGAGGCGCTCGAAGACGACGTAGTGATCGGCCCGTCGAACCCCGTCACGAGTATCGGACCGATGCTTTCGGTGCCGGGGATCAGAGACGCACTCTGGGCGACGAACGTCGTGGTCGTCTCGCCGTTTATCGGGAGCGAAGCGTTCTCCGGACCCGCCGCAAAGCTCATGCAGGCGGTCGGGGCGGAGCCCGGTTCGGGAGGGCTCGAAACCGCCTTCCCGTTCGCCGACGCATTCGTCGTCGACGAGGCCGACGACACGGAGTTCGAGAAGCCCACTGTCGAGACGGATATCCGGATCGACGAGCGCTCGGATGCGGCCCGCGTAACGGAAGCCGTCGAGCGCGCCCTTGCGGAGGTCCGATAG
- a CDS encoding tRNA-dihydrouridine synthase, whose protein sequence is MFTPRLALASLSGRADADWAARGAEFAGAAFLGGIALDEASREAARTLTERDREEFLPDDPHTFVERELRALSDVPIQPGWNVRTTSIEPLREVAAICARHDALLEINAHCRQEELCAIGCGETLLADTDRLSEYVTAAADVGATVGVKVRTEVEGVTLVETARAIETAGGSFVHVDAMDSEPMVGRVAAATDLFVIANNEVRDRSSAHEYLEYGADAVSVGRPSDDPAVLRRVRSATDEWFDR, encoded by the coding sequence GTGTTCACACCGAGGCTTGCACTGGCCAGTCTGAGCGGGCGAGCGGACGCCGACTGGGCCGCCCGCGGTGCCGAGTTCGCCGGGGCGGCGTTTCTCGGTGGGATCGCGCTCGACGAGGCCAGCCGGGAGGCGGCACGGACACTTACTGAGCGCGACCGCGAGGAGTTCCTCCCCGACGACCCACACACCTTCGTGGAGCGAGAGCTACGGGCGCTGTCCGACGTGCCGATTCAGCCCGGCTGGAACGTCCGCACGACGAGCATCGAACCGCTACGAGAGGTAGCAGCGATCTGTGCGCGTCACGACGCGCTGCTGGAGATCAACGCCCACTGCCGACAGGAAGAACTGTGTGCGATCGGCTGCGGCGAGACGTTGCTGGCTGATACCGACCGTCTCTCCGAGTACGTGACCGCGGCGGCCGACGTGGGCGCGACTGTCGGCGTCAAAGTCCGCACAGAAGTCGAGGGCGTCACCCTCGTCGAGACGGCCAGGGCTATCGAGACTGCTGGCGGGTCGTTCGTACACGTCGACGCGATGGATTCCGAGCCAATGGTCGGACGGGTTGCCGCGGCGACTGATCTGTTCGTGATCGCGAACAACGAGGTCCGTGATCGGAGTTCTGCCCACGAGTATCTCGAGTACGGTGCCGACGCTGTCAGCGTCGGTCGGCCCAGTGACGACCCCGCAGTGCTCCGGCGCGTACGCTCGGCGACCGACGAGTGGTTCGACAGGTGA
- a CDS encoding triphosphoribosyl-dephospho-CoA synthase: MRTPAQNAELALLLEVAGTPKPGNVDRQHDLPGLRFEHFLAGAVGAQNGLRMALEPDVGIGEAFERSIEGMADQSGGNTQFGALLVLVPLVRATVEHDLTRAGVRAVVDDTTVEDAAAFYRAFDHVDVRAGEPPDEMDDLDVRRGSDAVSAVRERGLTLGELMAESADHDGVAREWANGFDRTFEAADEIVRRTGSVPNRAAATFLYLLSREPDQHVAKKHGTGTARSVMVRAQEAREGGPELVEAFSESLLRSGINPGTTADLTAGGLYIALERDGVEL; encoded by the coding sequence ATGCGAACGCCCGCCCAGAACGCCGAACTAGCGCTCTTGCTGGAGGTCGCCGGGACGCCGAAGCCGGGCAACGTGGACCGCCAGCACGATCTGCCGGGGCTGCGATTCGAACACTTCCTCGCCGGTGCCGTGGGTGCACAGAACGGGTTACGGATGGCCCTTGAGCCGGACGTCGGTATCGGCGAGGCGTTCGAGCGTTCGATCGAGGGGATGGCCGACCAGTCGGGTGGTAACACCCAGTTCGGCGCGCTCCTGGTGCTGGTTCCGCTGGTACGAGCGACGGTCGAACACGACCTGACGCGAGCAGGGGTCCGGGCGGTAGTCGACGACACGACGGTCGAGGACGCCGCAGCGTTCTACCGCGCGTTCGATCACGTGGATGTCAGGGCGGGCGAGCCACCAGACGAGATGGATGACCTCGACGTCCGACGGGGGAGCGATGCGGTGTCGGCGGTCAGAGAGCGCGGGCTGACGCTTGGCGAACTGATGGCCGAGAGCGCCGACCACGACGGTGTGGCCCGCGAGTGGGCAAACGGCTTCGATAGGACGTTCGAGGCGGCCGACGAAATAGTCAGGCGTACCGGATCGGTCCCCAACCGTGCCGCGGCAACGTTTCTGTACCTGCTCTCGCGCGAGCCGGACCAGCACGTCGCCAAGAAACACGGGACGGGCACCGCTCGAAGCGTGATGGTTCGGGCTCAGGAGGCACGTGAGGGTGGCCCAGAGCTGGTTGAAGCGTTCTCGGAATCGCTGTTGCGATCCGGGATCAACCCCGGAACGACTGCGGACCTGACGGCTGGAGGGCTATACATCGCACTGGAACGGGACGGGGTCGAACTGTGA
- a CDS encoding DUF447 domain-containing protein, protein MSEDGQSESTDHGEWPVDIVGVTESLVTTLGPNDLWNVAALGLHGGDPVTATTFGRTRTWRNFRQRGRGYVQFTPDPQLFVEAALSVEERTEPVLDEADAWAEVAVESLDVEDDGGARKETWAIRPVEGAVVDARPHLTNRGYYAVIEATVAASRLEIDAYDTATLVDRLSYFEEVVQTCGGPAEQAAFDRLSALVDWHDAV, encoded by the coding sequence GTGAGCGAGGACGGTCAGTCCGAGAGCACCGACCACGGCGAGTGGCCAGTCGATATCGTCGGCGTGACCGAGTCGCTCGTCACGACGCTCGGGCCGAACGATCTGTGGAACGTCGCGGCGCTCGGGCTTCACGGGGGAGATCCAGTCACTGCGACGACGTTCGGCCGCACCCGGACGTGGCGGAACTTCCGGCAAAGGGGTCGAGGCTACGTACAGTTTACGCCGGATCCCCAACTGTTCGTAGAGGCAGCCCTGTCCGTCGAAGAGCGCACGGAACCAGTTCTCGACGAGGCCGACGCATGGGCGGAGGTCGCGGTCGAATCCCTTGACGTCGAGGACGACGGTGGGGCCCGGAAAGAGACGTGGGCGATTCGACCAGTTGAGGGTGCGGTCGTCGATGCTCGACCCCATCTCACGAACCGCGGCTACTACGCAGTTATCGAGGCGACGGTTGCGGCGTCCCGACTGGAGATTGATGCCTACGATACTGCGACGCTGGTCGACCGACTGTCGTACTTCGAGGAGGTCGTCCAGACCTGTGGCGGCCCGGCAGAACAGGCGGCATTCGATCGCCTCTCGGCGCTGGTGGACTGGCACGACGCCGTTTGA
- a CDS encoding 30S ribosomal protein S17e: MPIKPGYVKKTGHILLERYPDAFSEDFEHNKKGVDTLTNIESKDVRNRVAGFISRKKAGQAA; the protein is encoded by the coding sequence ATGCCAATCAAACCTGGATACGTCAAGAAGACGGGCCACATACTACTGGAGCGGTACCCCGACGCGTTCTCGGAGGACTTCGAACACAACAAGAAAGGCGTCGACACGCTCACGAACATCGAATCCAAGGACGTCCGCAACCGCGTCGCCGGGTTCATCTCCCGGAAGAAGGCCGGTCAGGCAGCGTAA
- the asd gene encoding aspartate-semialdehyde dehydrogenase produces the protein MSVRVGILGATGAVGQRLIQLLDPHPEFEIAALTASESSEGEEYRDAAKWRVDSPIPDSVAEKTVTATDPDAVPDDVDLLFSSLPSGVGAEVEPAFCEAGYVMSSNSSNGRMDDDIPLVIPEVNADHLDLLEVQRDERGWDGAMVKNPNCSTITFVPTLAALAEYGIERVHVATLQAVSGAGYDGVSSMEIIDNAIPYIGSEEDKLENESRKLLGEFDGASLSLDGVDVAASCNRIPTIDGHLENVWVETEDDLTPDAAAEAMREYPALDLRSSPEQLIHVFDEPDRPQPRMDRTLGDGMAIAAGGLRESTFGLQYNCLAHNTIRGAAGASVLNGELLLESGYL, from the coding sequence ATGTCTGTACGCGTTGGAATTCTCGGCGCAACCGGAGCCGTCGGACAGCGACTCATTCAGCTACTCGACCCTCACCCCGAGTTCGAGATCGCGGCCCTGACCGCGAGCGAATCGAGCGAGGGCGAGGAGTATCGCGACGCAGCGAAGTGGCGCGTCGACTCGCCGATTCCGGACAGTGTAGCAGAAAAGACAGTCACTGCAACCGATCCTGACGCCGTTCCGGACGACGTCGACCTACTGTTCTCCTCGCTTCCGTCAGGCGTCGGTGCAGAAGTCGAGCCGGCGTTCTGTGAGGCGGGCTACGTCATGTCCTCGAACTCCTCGAACGGTCGGATGGACGACGATATCCCGCTCGTCATTCCGGAAGTGAACGCCGACCACCTCGATCTGCTCGAAGTACAGCGCGACGAGCGGGGCTGGGATGGCGCGATGGTCAAGAACCCGAACTGCTCGACGATCACGTTCGTTCCCACGCTCGCCGCGCTCGCCGAGTACGGCATCGAACGCGTTCATGTGGCGACTCTGCAGGCCGTCTCGGGTGCGGGTTACGACGGCGTCAGTTCGATGGAGATCATCGACAACGCGATCCCCTACATCGGCAGCGAGGAGGACAAACTCGAAAACGAATCCCGAAAACTGCTCGGCGAGTTCGACGGTGCGTCGCTCTCACTCGATGGCGTCGACGTCGCCGCCTCGTGTAACCGTATCCCGACGATCGACGGCCACCTGGAGAACGTCTGGGTCGAGACCGAAGACGATCTGACGCCCGACGCGGCGGCCGAGGCGATGCGGGAATACCCCGCCCTCGATCTTCGCTCGTCGCCCGAGCAGCTTATCCACGTCTTCGACGAGCCGGATCGACCACAGCCCCGGATGGACCGAACGCTGGGCGATGGGATGGCCATCGCCGCGGGAGGTCTCCGCGAGTCCACGTTTGGACTCCAGTATAACTGCCTCGCTCACAATACTATCCGCGGAGCTGCGGGGGCCAGCGTGCTGAACGGCGAACTGCTCCTCGAATCCGGCTACCTGTAG
- the lpdA gene encoding dihydrolipoyl dehydrogenase: MGESITQTGLLVVGAGPGGYTAAIRGAQKGLDVTLVEKETVGGVCLNHGCIPAKALIHAAGFQRDIAHWNDIGINTGVVDVDFQAVQEWKNDVIEQLDEGVLQQLDHHGVEYLNGTASFLDSNTMRVVHDDGTTDVGFESAILATGSQPIEIPGLEFDQKGVISSREVLQVDEVPEELVVVGGGYIGMEAVTKFSKFGALIKVVEARDRVLPMFETEIVDSIQETSEMYSDHIYTSTLAKHVEYENGRPVLVAEREGEELRLSGDYIVVAAGREPKTAYRSLDLENTSIELDDRGYIKTDERMQTTAENVFCVGDAAGDPHLAHVAYRQAKVAAAVAAGEDDSYDERYVPAVMYTDPEVAIVGLSESEAADEYEEILVGNVPFTTSGRALTTNKSSGYVKVIADSNEKLLGVRIVGPRASDSIAEATLALEMGAHLEDITNTIHAHPTFPESLAEAAEDAGGESIHSH; this comes from the coding sequence ATGGGGGAGAGTATCACACAGACGGGACTGCTCGTTGTCGGAGCTGGCCCCGGCGGCTACACTGCGGCGATACGCGGCGCACAGAAGGGACTCGACGTGACACTGGTCGAAAAGGAAACGGTCGGCGGCGTCTGTCTGAACCACGGCTGCATTCCGGCGAAGGCGCTGATCCACGCTGCTGGCTTTCAGCGAGATATCGCTCACTGGAACGACATTGGGATCAACACGGGCGTAGTGGATGTCGATTTTCAGGCGGTACAGGAGTGGAAAAACGACGTAATTGAGCAACTCGACGAGGGGGTTCTTCAGCAGTTAGATCACCACGGTGTCGAATACCTGAACGGGACGGCGAGCTTTCTCGACTCGAATACGATGCGAGTCGTGCATGACGATGGGACGACCGACGTGGGTTTCGAATCGGCCATACTTGCGACCGGCTCACAGCCGATCGAGATCCCCGGACTGGAGTTCGATCAGAAGGGTGTTATCTCGTCCAGAGAGGTGTTACAGGTCGACGAGGTCCCGGAGGAACTCGTCGTTGTGGGCGGGGGCTACATCGGGATGGAGGCGGTGACGAAGTTCTCGAAGTTCGGTGCGTTGATCAAAGTCGTTGAGGCACGCGATCGCGTACTGCCGATGTTCGAGACCGAGATTGTCGACTCCATTCAGGAGACCAGCGAGATGTACAGCGACCACATCTACACGTCGACACTGGCCAAACACGTCGAGTACGAGAATGGGCGTCCCGTTCTCGTCGCCGAGCGCGAAGGAGAGGAACTGAGACTGAGTGGCGACTACATCGTCGTCGCGGCCGGGCGGGAGCCAAAGACGGCGTACCGATCGTTGGATCTGGAGAATACGTCGATAGAGCTGGACGATCGGGGATACATCAAAACTGATGAGCGGATGCAAACGACGGCGGAGAACGTCTTCTGTGTCGGTGATGCCGCAGGGGATCCGCATCTGGCACACGTCGCGTACAGACAGGCGAAGGTAGCTGCGGCAGTTGCGGCGGGCGAGGACGACTCCTACGACGAACGCTACGTTCCGGCTGTGATGTACACCGATCCGGAGGTTGCCATCGTCGGCCTCAGCGAGTCCGAAGCTGCCGACGAGTACGAGGAGATACTGGTCGGGAACGTCCCCTTTACCACCTCCGGGCGGGCGCTCACGACGAACAAGAGCTCAGGGTACGTGAAGGTAATCGCTGACAGCAACGAGAAACTACTGGGTGTGCGGATCGTCGGCCCGCGGGCGTCCGACTCCATCGCCGAGGCGACGTTAGCTCTGGAGATGGGTGCACATCTCGAAGACATCACGAACACGATCCACGCACATCCGACCTTCCCGGAGTCCCTCGCCGAGGCAGCGGAGGACGCGGGAGGCGAATCGATCCACTCGCACTGA
- a CDS encoding D-2-hydroxyacid dehydrogenase — MTDTLTDVLVLRKDTHGVPTTEYADALRARLPENDVTLARTPGEERELIEDAEVVAGMVLDDSLVDYAAEMKVFACAYAGVGHLPLNKLREKGVTVTNASGVHGPNMGEHVLGNILTFARRFNRGFRQQQRREWRHYQTHELQGSTVTIVGLGPIGQAAAERLDAFGVETVGVRYTPEKGGPTDEVIGFDGDAFDDALARSDYVVLACPLTDETEGLIGRDELMTLPPHAVLVNVARGKVVDTDALVSALRSNTIRGAALDVTDPEPLPEDHPLWNLGNVQITPHNAGHTPEYYERLADIVAENVRRIDETGEYEGLRNQVQP; from the coding sequence ATGACGGATACACTGACTGACGTGCTCGTCCTCCGGAAGGACACACACGGCGTCCCGACAACCGAGTACGCGGACGCACTCCGGGCCCGGCTCCCCGAGAATGACGTAACGCTCGCCCGAACGCCCGGTGAGGAACGGGAGTTGATCGAAGACGCAGAGGTAGTCGCCGGGATGGTGCTGGACGACTCACTGGTCGATTACGCCGCCGAGATGAAGGTGTTCGCCTGCGCATATGCGGGGGTCGGCCACCTTCCACTCAACAAACTGCGCGAAAAAGGCGTCACCGTGACCAACGCGTCGGGCGTCCACGGGCCGAACATGGGTGAACACGTTCTCGGGAACATCCTGACGTTCGCCAGGCGGTTCAACCGCGGCTTCCGTCAGCAACAGCGTCGGGAGTGGCGTCACTACCAGACCCACGAACTACAGGGTTCGACGGTGACGATCGTTGGTCTCGGGCCGATCGGACAGGCCGCAGCGGAGCGACTGGACGCCTTCGGCGTCGAGACGGTTGGCGTCCGGTACACCCCCGAGAAGGGCGGTCCGACCGACGAGGTGATCGGCTTCGACGGCGACGCGTTCGACGACGCGCTTGCCCGATCGGACTACGTGGTCCTCGCATGCCCGCTCACCGACGAGACCGAGGGGCTGATCGGTCGTGACGAACTAATGACGCTGCCACCTCACGCCGTCCTCGTCAACGTCGCACGCGGAAAAGTTGTCGACACCGACGCGCTGGTCTCGGCGCTGCGCAGTAATACGATCCGGGGGGCCGCACTCGACGTCACCGATCCCGAACCGCTCCCGGAAGACCACCCGCTCTGGAATCTCGGTAACGTCCAGATCACGCCGCACAACGCCGGACACACGCCCGAGTATTACGAGCGTCTCGCCGATATCGTCGCCGAGAACGTTCGGCGGATCGACGAGACTGGCGAGTACGAGGGGCTCCGAAATCAGGTCCAGCCCTGA